From Pseudoleptotrichia goodfellowii, a single genomic window includes:
- the pfkA gene encoding 6-phosphofructokinase, whose product MRRIAVLTSGGDSQGMNTAVRAVAKTAMTKGIDVFGIKRGYKGMLEDQIFEMSPLSVSGIADQGGTILLSARLPEFKDPAVRAVAADNLKKRGIDGLVVIGGDGSFHGAHYLYEEHGIKTIGIPGTIDNDVAGTDYTIGYDTALNIILDAISRIKDTAISHERTYLLEVMGRNCGDLALYSAIAGGASGVLIPEVENSIDDIAEVIKYRRSEGKLYDIIVVAEGVGNVMEIQKELAKKVDTSIRVTILGHVQRGGAPTAFDRILATRLGVKAVELLVEGKGGLMVGLQSEKVTTHPLSYAWENYYTKTSFNDYAIANMLSL is encoded by the coding sequence ATGAGAAGAATTGCAGTTTTAACAAGTGGAGGAGACTCTCAAGGGATGAATACTGCTGTGAGAGCTGTTGCGAAAACAGCTATGACTAAAGGAATAGATGTTTTCGGTATTAAAAGAGGATATAAGGGGATGCTTGAAGACCAGATATTTGAGATGAGTCCTTTAAGTGTGAGCGGAATAGCCGATCAGGGAGGAACAATACTTCTTTCTGCAAGATTACCCGAATTTAAAGATCCGGCTGTAAGAGCTGTTGCTGCAGATAATTTGAAAAAAAGAGGAATAGACGGTCTTGTTGTAATAGGCGGAGACGGTTCTTTTCACGGGGCACATTATTTGTATGAGGAACATGGAATAAAGACAATAGGAATACCGGGAACAATAGATAACGACGTAGCGGGAACTGATTATACAATAGGATATGATACAGCTTTGAATATAATACTTGATGCTATATCAAGAATAAAAGATACTGCGATTTCCCATGAAAGAACTTATTTATTGGAAGTTATGGGAAGAAATTGCGGAGATTTGGCTCTGTATTCAGCAATAGCCGGAGGAGCGAGCGGAGTTCTTATACCTGAAGTTGAAAATTCCATAGATGATATTGCGGAAGTAATAAAATACAGAAGATCCGAAGGAAAACTGTATGATATAATAGTAGTTGCCGAAGGTGTAGGAAATGTAATGGAAATACAGAAAGAACTTGCTAAAAAAGTAGATACAAGTATAAGAGTAACAATATTGGGGCATGTACAAAGAGGAGGAGCACCTACTGCGTTTGACAGAATACTTGCGACAAGATTGGGAGTTAAGGCTGTAGAGCTTCTTGTAGAAGGAAAAGGAGGACTTATGGTAGGACTTCAAAGTGAAAAAGTTACTACTCATCCTTTGTCTTATGCGTGGGAAAATTACTATACTAAGACTTCTTTTAACGATTATGCTATAGCTAATATGCTTTCATTATAA
- a CDS encoding peptide ABC transporter substrate-binding protein, which translates to MKKKLLLLVGIIAIFSILFYYFTNKKKSDSHAPIVFNLGSDYNTLDPHLFTEMIAAQVDSTIYEGLLILDEKDNYTGGVAESFTETGNKMIFKIRDNAKWSDGSKITAKDFVFAFKRVLNPKTAAQFSEMLFPVKNAEKYYEGKVTEDELGIKSITDNILEIELEHPAPYFKYILTLPIAVPLKEEFYKSRENKYAVKLEDFLFNGPYKISSLKKEEILLEKNPYYWNADKIKISRIKYVVSKNFKTVDDLIKNKELDMSRVENYNLKQYKKNGTLDTFSNGRVWYLDFNLDNSYLKNRKIRQAISLVIDRDKYVKEIKKDGSVVAKSAISSIISGYNGNYRKNYPDTYYFKDGDVEKAKKLYEEGLKELGVEKINLRLLSGNSDPERLEIQFLQEELRVKLGLETEVTIVPFKERLTKTREGNYDIVLNTWSPKYDDSLSYLERWKKEDGKNEDIWSKRKYNLLVNEIASMGYAKERDRKINEAERILIDEAVISPLYFSVENHYRDSAIKGIIRRPITGIATFNYGYLKK; encoded by the coding sequence ATGAAAAAAAAGTTGTTGCTTCTGGTCGGAATAATTGCAATATTTTCGATATTGTTCTATTATTTCACAAATAAGAAGAAGAGCGACAGTCATGCTCCGATAGTATTTAATCTGGGGAGTGATTATAATACTTTAGATCCCCATTTGTTTACAGAAATGATAGCTGCACAGGTAGATTCCACTATTTATGAGGGGTTGCTGATACTTGATGAGAAAGATAATTATACAGGAGGAGTAGCCGAAAGTTTTACCGAAACAGGAAATAAAATGATTTTTAAAATCAGAGATAATGCAAAATGGAGTGACGGAAGTAAAATAACTGCAAAGGATTTTGTGTTTGCATTTAAAAGAGTTCTTAATCCTAAGACGGCAGCTCAATTTTCGGAAATGCTGTTTCCTGTAAAAAATGCCGAGAAATATTATGAAGGTAAAGTAACAGAAGATGAACTCGGAATAAAATCAATAACTGATAATATACTCGAAATAGAGCTTGAACATCCTGCCCCTTATTTTAAATATATACTTACATTGCCGATTGCAGTTCCTTTGAAAGAGGAATTTTATAAATCGAGAGAAAACAAATATGCGGTAAAACTTGAAGATTTTCTTTTTAACGGACCTTATAAAATAAGCAGTTTGAAAAAAGAGGAAATCCTGCTCGAAAAAAATCCTTATTATTGGAATGCTGATAAAATAAAAATTTCCCGCATAAAATATGTTGTATCCAAAAATTTTAAAACAGTAGACGATCTTATAAAAAATAAAGAGCTGGATATGTCAAGAGTGGAAAATTATAATTTGAAGCAGTATAAGAAAAACGGTACATTAGACACTTTTTCAAACGGGAGAGTATGGTATCTTGACTTTAATTTGGATAACTCATATCTCAAAAACAGAAAAATAAGACAGGCGATTTCCCTTGTGATTGACAGAGATAAGTATGTAAAAGAAATCAAAAAAGACGGTTCTGTTGTTGCAAAATCAGCTATAAGCAGTATAATCAGCGGATATAACGGAAATTACAGAAAAAATTATCCTGATACTTATTATTTCAAGGACGGAGATGTTGAAAAAGCTAAAAAGCTTTATGAAGAAGGACTGAAAGAATTAGGAGTAGAAAAAATAAATTTAAGACTTTTGTCGGGAAACTCCGATCCTGAAAGACTTGAAATACAGTTTTTACAGGAAGAGTTAAGGGTCAAGCTAGGATTGGAAACGGAAGTAACCATAGTTCCTTTTAAAGAAAGACTCACAAAGACAAGAGAAGGAAATTATGATATAGTTTTGAATACATGGTCACCTAAATATGATGACTCTCTGTCATATTTAGAAAGGTGGAAAAAAGAGGACGGAAAAAATGAGGATATATGGTCAAAAAGAAAATATAATTTACTGGTAAATGAAATAGCATCTATGGGATATGCGAAAGAAAGAGACAGAAAAATAAATGAAGCAGAGCGTATATTAATCGATGAGGCTGTAATATCTCCTTTATATTTTTCTGTGGAAAATCATTATAGAGATTCTGCAATAAAAGGAATTATAAGAAGACCGATTACCGGAATAGCAACATTTAATTACGGATATTTGAAAAAGTAA
- a CDS encoding pseudouridine-5'-phosphate glycosidase produces MFEKYLEISEEVQNALKNNQPVVALESTIISHGMPYPQNAKTALKVESIVRENGGIPATIAIIGGKLKVGLSPQEIKLLGKEGEKVIKVSRRDIPYIVANKLNGATTVASTMIIANMAGIKIFATGGIGGVHRGAEHTMDISADLQELSNTNVAVICAGAKSILDLGLTLEYLETNGVPVLGYKTKELPAFYTRNSGFNLDYAIDTPKEFAEILNTKWKLGLKGGVVIANPIPEEYSMDNNVISKVINDAVEEAEKLGIKGKASTPFLLDKIQKLTGGSSLEANIKLVFNNTKLATEIAKELSNLGK; encoded by the coding sequence ATGTTTGAAAAATATCTTGAAATAAGCGAAGAAGTACAAAATGCCCTGAAAAATAATCAACCTGTAGTAGCTTTGGAATCTACTATCATTTCTCACGGAATGCCTTATCCTCAAAATGCCAAAACTGCATTAAAAGTTGAGAGTATCGTGAGAGAAAACGGAGGAATTCCTGCAACTATTGCTATTATAGGCGGAAAACTCAAAGTAGGATTATCTCCTCAGGAAATCAAGCTTCTAGGAAAAGAAGGGGAAAAAGTTATTAAAGTCAGCAGAAGAGATATTCCGTACATTGTGGCAAATAAATTAAACGGTGCAACAACTGTTGCTTCTACTATGATCATAGCAAATATGGCAGGAATCAAAATCTTTGCAACAGGAGGAATCGGAGGAGTTCACAGAGGTGCTGAACATACTATGGACATTTCTGCCGATTTACAGGAACTTTCCAATACAAATGTAGCGGTTATCTGTGCAGGAGCAAAATCTATCCTTGATTTAGGATTGACACTGGAATATTTAGAAACTAACGGAGTTCCCGTTTTAGGATATAAAACTAAAGAATTGCCGGCTTTTTATACGAGAAACAGCGGATTTAATCTTGACTATGCTATTGATACCCCTAAAGAATTTGCAGAAATACTTAATACAAAATGGAAATTAGGCTTAAAAGGAGGAGTAGTTATAGCAAATCCTATTCCTGAAGAATATTCAATGGATAATAATGTTATTTCCAAAGTTATCAATGATGCTGTTGAAGAAGCTGAAAAATTAGGAATAAAAGGAAAAGCATCTACACCTTTCTTACTCGATAAAATTCAGAAATTAACAGGCGGATCAAGTTTGGAAGCAAACATTAAACTTGTATTCAATAATACAAAACTTGCTACTGAAATCGCAAAAGAATTGTCTAATTTAGGAAAATAG
- a CDS encoding NAD-dependent epimerase/dehydratase family protein, giving the protein MKKVLITGATGQIGTELTIRLRKDLGIENVIATDIKTGEIADEGIFEILDVKDYDKFLKLAKNNKVDTIIHLASILSATAEKNPLGAWRLNMDGLVNALETAKECHAQLFAPSSIAAFGDDTPKDHTPQDTLMHPNTIYGVTKVSGELLCDYYYTKFGVDTRSVRFPGLISHKTLPGGGTTDYAVHIYYDALTKGEYTSFIDKGTYMDMMYMDDAIDAIINILNADPSQLKHRNSFNITATSFEPEQLAATIKKYIPEFKLKYDVDPVRQKIADSWPNSLDDTCAREEWHFSPKYDLNRMTETMLKELSKKLDVKVNLNL; this is encoded by the coding sequence ATGAAAAAGGTTTTAATTACAGGTGCAACGGGGCAAATAGGTACGGAACTTACAATCAGACTTAGAAAAGATTTGGGAATAGAAAACGTTATAGCAACAGACATAAAAACGGGAGAAATAGCCGATGAAGGAATTTTTGAAATATTAGATGTAAAAGATTATGATAAGTTTTTAAAATTGGCTAAAAATAATAAAGTAGACACTATTATACATTTAGCATCTATACTTTCGGCAACGGCTGAAAAAAATCCTTTAGGTGCATGGAGATTAAATATGGACGGACTTGTAAATGCTTTGGAAACTGCAAAAGAATGTCATGCTCAATTATTTGCACCTTCGTCTATTGCAGCATTCGGAGATGATACTCCAAAAGATCATACACCTCAAGACACATTAATGCACCCAAACACAATATACGGAGTAACAAAAGTTTCAGGAGAATTATTATGTGATTATTATTATACTAAATTCGGTGTAGATACAAGGTCCGTAAGATTTCCGGGATTGATTTCTCATAAAACTCTTCCAGGAGGTGGAACTACCGATTATGCAGTTCATATTTATTATGATGCATTGACCAAAGGGGAGTATACAAGTTTTATAGATAAAGGAACTTATATGGACATGATGTATATGGATGATGCCATTGATGCTATTATCAATATTTTAAATGCCGATCCTTCACAACTTAAACATAGAAACAGTTTTAATATTACGGCAACGAGTTTTGAGCCTGAACAGTTGGCGGCTACTATTAAAAAATATATACCGGAATTCAAATTAAAATATGATGTGGATCCTGTAAGACAAAAAATTGCAGATTCATGGCCTAATTCTTTGGATGACACATGTGCAAGAGAAGAGTGGCATTTCTCTCCTAAATATGATTTAAACAGAATGACTGAAACTATGTTAAAAGAATTATCCAAAAAACTGGATGTTAAAGTAAACTTGAATTTATAA
- a CDS encoding transposase has protein sequence MFSEINESGKNNFFKLQAEQLKEDEYWAYDTTSISSYSKAINQMRYGYNKENDTLAQINLAILYGEKSRLPFYYRVLPGNIVDVSTVRRLIKDVQYIGVKKPKLVMDRGFYSKTI, from the coding sequence ATGTTTTCAGAAATAAATGAAAGCGGAAAAAACAATTTCTTTAAATTACAGGCTGAACAGTTGAAAGAAGATGAGTATTGGGCTTATGATACAACAAGCATATCATCTTATTCAAAAGCTATTAATCAAATGAGATACGGATATAATAAGGAAAATGATACATTAGCACAAATCAATCTTGCAATTTTGTATGGAGAAAAGTCAAGATTGCCTTTTTACTATAGAGTTTTACCAGGAAACATTGTTGATGTGTCAACAGTTAGAAGATTAATAAAAGATGTTCAGTATATAGGAGTTAAGAAACCTAAATTAGTGATGGATAGAGGATTCTACAGTAAAACAATATAG
- the metK gene encoding methionine adenosyltransferase, whose translation MSKKIYFTSEFVSPGHPDKICDQISDAVLDACLKEDPNARVACETFATTGLVIVGGEITTTTYVDIQSIVRSKIEEIGYRPGMGFDSDCGVMNTVHSQSPDISMGVDTGGAGDQGIMFGGAVNETEELMPLAMTLAREIIIQLTKLTRNKTLTWARPDAKAQVTLAYDETGKKVLNVDTVVLSVQHDEDITREKIEKDLKKLVIKPVLEKYNLNPDEVEKYHINPTGRFVIGGPHGDSGLTGRKIIIDTYGGYFRHGGGAFSGKDPSKVDRSAAYAARWIAKNIVASGIADKCEVQLSYAIGVIEPVSVRVETFGTSKVEESKIEEIVEKIFDLTPRGIEKELELRNPKFRYQDLAAFGHIGRTDIDLPWERLNKVEEIKKYL comes from the coding sequence ATGTCTAAAAAAATTTATTTTACATCGGAATTTGTATCTCCGGGACATCCCGACAAAATATGTGATCAGATTTCAGATGCCGTGCTTGATGCGTGTTTAAAAGAGGATCCTAATGCAAGAGTGGCTTGTGAAACATTTGCTACAACAGGGCTTGTAATAGTAGGGGGAGAAATTACAACAACGACTTATGTGGATATACAAAGTATAGTGAGAAGTAAAATAGAAGAAATCGGATACAGACCGGGAATGGGATTTGATTCGGATTGCGGAGTAATGAATACAGTTCATTCTCAATCGCCTGATATTTCAATGGGAGTGGATACAGGAGGAGCAGGAGATCAGGGAATAATGTTTGGAGGTGCTGTCAATGAAACCGAAGAATTAATGCCTTTAGCTATGACTTTGGCACGTGAAATTATAATACAGCTCACAAAGCTGACAAGAAATAAAACTCTCACTTGGGCAAGACCCGATGCAAAAGCACAGGTAACACTGGCTTACGATGAAACAGGGAAAAAAGTGTTAAATGTGGATACGGTAGTACTTTCAGTTCAGCATGATGAAGACATAACAAGAGAGAAAATCGAAAAGGATTTAAAAAAACTTGTTATAAAACCTGTGCTTGAAAAGTACAATTTGAATCCTGATGAAGTTGAAAAATATCATATAAACCCTACAGGAAGATTTGTGATAGGGGGACCTCACGGAGATTCGGGACTTACAGGAAGAAAAATAATAATAGACACTTACGGAGGATATTTCAGACACGGAGGAGGAGCATTTTCAGGAAAAGATCCTTCTAAAGTGGACAGATCGGCTGCATATGCTGCAAGATGGATAGCTAAAAATATCGTAGCTTCGGGAATTGCCGATAAATGTGAAGTTCAGCTTTCTTATGCTATAGGTGTAATAGAGCCTGTGTCTGTGAGAGTGGAAACATTCGGAACGTCAAAAGTCGAAGAAAGCAAAATAGAAGAAATTGTTGAAAAAATATTTGATCTTACTCCTAGAGGAATTGAAAAAGAACTCGAATTAAGAAATCCAAAATTCAGATATCAGGATCTGGCGGCATTCGGACATATCGGAAGAACTGATATAGACTTGCCTTGGGAAAGATTAAATAAAGTAGAAGAAATAAAAAAATATTTATAA
- a CDS encoding MFS transporter has product MNKEKDYKKINLMYSFIIICYVICEGFFGYGFTSFIFKKGINLAKIGLLMGLTNFAIMLFDYPSGNIADKYGRKKICSSGFIIYGIGLIVFGFSNNFALFLISGIVRAFGSSLISGTPEAWYLGELSKINKFSYKDKFLPIIRGIGLFFGSVSGIMAGKVSEINISLPIYIGGIIMIVSGVIIGILFVENYGNREGNLIKTINKNSVNFFRNSKMRILSVFEVLKTIMFTIFILLWQIFTTKVIGLSHSKLGYFYTAMLLLMSLSSFFSRYLMKKLNKITVTILGLFFISFGLIIFIYSKNIYLFILGFVIFEFSLGIANTSYFTWVYDYIPEEVRATYSSALNSVRAFSGFIMSVFLGKVIQDLGYNTGWIIALVSTLISIIWLLKIHKNDKNF; this is encoded by the coding sequence ATGAATAAAGAAAAAGATTATAAAAAAATAAATTTAATGTATAGTTTTATAATTATATGCTATGTTATTTGTGAAGGTTTTTTCGGATACGGTTTTACGTCATTTATATTTAAAAAAGGGATAAATTTGGCTAAAATAGGATTATTAATGGGTTTAACAAATTTTGCAATAATGCTTTTTGATTATCCTTCAGGAAATATAGCGGATAAATACGGTAGAAAAAAGATATGCAGTTCAGGTTTTATAATATACGGTATAGGATTAATAGTCTTTGGATTTTCAAATAATTTTGCTCTCTTTTTAATTTCAGGTATTGTAAGAGCTTTCGGAAGTTCCTTAATTAGCGGAACACCTGAAGCATGGTATCTTGGCGAACTTTCTAAAATTAATAAATTTTCTTATAAAGATAAGTTTTTACCTATTATAAGGGGAATAGGGTTGTTTTTCGGTTCGGTTAGCGGTATAATGGCAGGAAAAGTATCGGAAATTAATATTTCACTTCCAATATATATCGGAGGAATTATAATGATAGTTTCCGGAGTAATTATCGGAATATTATTTGTAGAAAATTACGGAAATAGAGAAGGAAATTTAATAAAAACTATTAATAAAAATTCAGTGAATTTTTTCAGAAATTCAAAAATGAGAATATTATCAGTATTTGAAGTGTTAAAAACTATAATGTTTACAATTTTTATACTGTTATGGCAAATTTTTACTACAAAAGTTATCGGGCTATCTCACAGTAAACTTGGATATTTTTATACAGCAATGTTGTTACTCATGAGTTTATCAAGTTTTTTTTCAAGATACTTAATGAAAAAATTAAATAAAATAACAGTTACGATATTAGGATTATTTTTTATAAGCTTTGGATTGATAATTTTTATATATAGTAAAAATATATATTTATTTATATTGGGGTTTGTAATATTTGAATTTAGCTTAGGCATAGCTAATACTTCATATTTTACTTGGGTATATGATTACATCCCTGAAGAAGTCAGAGCGACATATTCATCAGCATTAAATTCTGTACGGGCTTTTTCAGGTTTTATTATGTCGGTATTCTTGGGAAAAGTAATACAGGATTTGGGATATAATACAGGATGGATAATTGCTCTAGTATCTACTTTAATTTCGATAATTTGGTTACTAAAAATACACAAAAATGATAAGAATTTTTGA
- the recR gene encoding recombination mediator RecR, with translation MKKLDDLVNVFAKLPGIGRKSAMRIAFDILEKDEKEIDDILHTIKDSYDNIKHCSVCGNLSEKDVCEICIDEKRNKNVICVVEGVRDIIAFEKSETYNGLYHVLGGKIDPLNGVTIDDLNIEKLTERLDGTVSEIILALNPDLEGETTNLYLTKILKGKNIKISKIASGIPMGGNIEYTDMATLGKSLEGRVEVE, from the coding sequence ATGAAAAAATTGGATGATTTGGTAAATGTTTTTGCAAAATTGCCGGGAATAGGCAGAAAAAGTGCAATGAGGATAGCCTTTGATATTCTTGAAAAAGATGAAAAAGAAATAGATGATATTCTTCATACAATAAAAGATTCTTATGACAATATAAAGCACTGTTCTGTTTGCGGGAATTTATCCGAAAAGGATGTATGCGAAATCTGCATCGATGAAAAAAGAAACAAAAATGTGATATGTGTAGTAGAAGGAGTAAGAGATATAATAGCTTTTGAAAAATCCGAAACATACAACGGACTTTATCATGTTTTGGGAGGAAAAATAGATCCGTTGAACGGGGTTACTATTGATGATCTGAATATCGAAAAATTAACGGAAAGACTTGACGGAACGGTGTCTGAAATAATACTCGCTTTAAATCCTGATTTGGAGGGAGAAACTACAAATCTGTATTTGACTAAAATACTGAAAGGAAAAAATATAAAAATTTCCAAAATCGCGAGCGGAATACCTATGGGTGGAAATATCGAATATACGGATATGGCTACATTGGGAAAATCTCTGGAAGGAAGAGTCGAAGTGGAGTAG
- the pykF gene encoding pyruvate kinase PykF, with translation MKIKMTKVVCTIGPKTESVEMLTKLVESGMNVMRLNFSHGDFEEHGTRIKRIREVMEKTGKNIGILLDTKGPEIRTGKLEGGKDILLEAGNTIAITTDYSHVGNKDKISVSYPGIVDDLKPGNTVLLDDGLVGLEVTEIKGNEIICKVINTGELGETKGVNLPGVSVGLPALSEKDIADLKFGCEQGVDFVAASFIRKASDVAEVRKVLDENGGANIKIIPKIENQEGVDNFDEILELSDGIMVARGDLGVEIPAEEVPFVQKMMIRKCNAAGKPVITATQMLDSMIRNPRPTRAEAGDVANAILDGTDAVMLSGESAKGKYPVEAVQMMASISKRTDEFKKFKNIVVPQVGSVTVTEAISLGAVESTQLLDAKMIICWTKTGRAARMLRKYGPTVPIIALTDSEQTARQLALVRGVRAYVEKNLDKTDDFFRKAKEVASKHEEVKRGELVVLVTGISETGTTNTFKVARIGEDY, from the coding sequence ATGAAAATAAAAATGACGAAAGTTGTCTGTACAATAGGACCAAAAACTGAGAGTGTGGAAATGCTGACAAAGTTAGTTGAAAGCGGAATGAATGTAATGAGATTGAATTTCTCACACGGAGATTTTGAGGAACATGGAACAAGAATTAAAAGAATAAGAGAAGTAATGGAAAAAACAGGTAAAAATATAGGAATATTACTTGATACTAAAGGACCTGAAATAAGAACAGGAAAATTGGAAGGCGGAAAAGATATATTACTTGAAGCGGGTAATACTATAGCAATAACTACTGATTATTCTCATGTAGGAAATAAAGATAAAATATCGGTTTCCTACCCTGGAATAGTTGATGACTTGAAGCCGGGAAATACAGTTTTGCTTGATGACGGACTTGTAGGACTTGAAGTTACGGAAATAAAAGGAAATGAAATAATATGTAAAGTAATAAATACAGGGGAACTCGGAGAAACTAAAGGAGTTAATTTGCCTGGAGTTTCAGTAGGATTGCCTGCATTATCGGAAAAAGATATTGCTGATTTGAAATTCGGATGCGAACAGGGTGTAGACTTTGTTGCTGCCTCATTTATAAGAAAGGCTTCGGACGTTGCAGAAGTAAGAAAAGTGTTGGATGAAAACGGAGGAGCAAATATAAAAATCATTCCTAAAATAGAAAATCAGGAAGGTGTAGATAATTTTGACGAGATATTGGAATTAAGTGACGGAATAATGGTTGCCAGAGGAGATTTGGGAGTGGAAATTCCTGCTGAAGAAGTTCCTTTCGTACAGAAAATGATGATCAGAAAATGTAATGCTGCAGGAAAGCCTGTAATTACAGCTACACAAATGTTGGATTCAATGATTAGAAATCCGAGACCTACAAGAGCCGAAGCGGGAGACGTTGCCAATGCAATATTGGACGGAACTGATGCGGTTATGTTATCGGGAGAATCTGCAAAAGGTAAATATCCTGTAGAAGCAGTACAAATGATGGCAAGTATTTCTAAAAGAACAGATGAATTTAAGAAATTTAAAAATATAGTAGTTCCTCAAGTAGGATCAGTAACAGTTACAGAAGCTATATCTTTGGGAGCTGTTGAATCTACTCAGTTATTAGATGCGAAAATGATAATTTGCTGGACAAAAACAGGAAGAGCTGCAAGAATGCTTAGAAAATACGGACCTACTGTACCTATAATAGCTCTTACAGACAGTGAACAGACAGCGAGACAGTTGGCATTGGTAAGAGGTGTCAGAGCTTATGTTGAGAAAAATCTTGATAAAACTGACGATTTCTTTAGAAAAGCTAAAGAAGTAGCTTCTAAACACGAAGAAGTAAAAAGAGGAGAACTGGTTGTCCTAGTAACAGGAATTTCTGAAACAGGAACAACTAATACATTTAAAGTAGCAAGAATAGGTGAAGATTATTAA
- a CDS encoding dicarboxylate/amino acid:cation symporter, whose product MLKKIPLLIQIIIAILLGIILGKFASKDLVISKAFSINFVRILVTFSDIFGQLLKFLIPLIILAFIAPGIGALAKGAGKLLGITTAFSYGSTVISGLTAFITASVLYPIILQGQSIANFGNPEEALLKGYFIIEIPAPMQVMSALVLSFVLGLGMSVLKTDALFKVMDEFRIIIENMLEKVIVPILPFYILGVFANMTAAGQITGIINVFIKVFVMILILHLTILIFQYTVAGIMTKQNPFKMIKIMLPAYFTALGTQSSASTIPVTLKSAKKMGVKEEVANFAIPLCATIHLSGSTITLVSCSTAVFFMQHGMLPSWGLMIKFILLLGVTMVAAPGVPGGAVVAALGILSSVLGFDEAMLSLMIALYIAQDSLGTACNVTGDGAIAAVTAVFVKNEEEKEKEKATQIEKVQINEVI is encoded by the coding sequence ATGTTAAAAAAAATTCCGTTATTAATTCAAATAATTATAGCAATTCTTTTAGGTATTATACTCGGAAAATTTGCATCTAAGGATTTGGTTATCAGTAAAGCGTTCAGTATAAATTTTGTCAGAATTCTGGTTACTTTTTCAGATATATTCGGACAGTTACTTAAATTTTTAATACCTTTGATTATCTTGGCTTTTATAGCTCCCGGTATAGGTGCTTTGGCAAAAGGTGCAGGAAAACTTTTAGGTATTACTACAGCATTTTCTTACGGTTCTACAGTCATTTCAGGATTAACTGCTTTTATTACGGCTTCGGTTTTATATCCGATTATATTGCAGGGACAATCAATAGCAAATTTCGGAAATCCCGAAGAGGCTCTTTTGAAAGGTTATTTTATAATAGAAATTCCGGCACCTATGCAAGTCATGTCAGCATTGGTTTTATCGTTTGTCTTGGGCTTGGGAATGTCCGTTTTAAAAACAGACGCTTTATTTAAAGTTATGGATGAATTCAGGATAATTATTGAGAATATGCTTGAAAAAGTTATAGTTCCGATTTTGCCTTTTTATATTCTTGGTGTATTTGCCAATATGACCGCTGCAGGTCAGATAACAGGGATAATAAATGTATTTATAAAAGTATTTGTAATGATTCTTATTCTCCATTTGACTATACTTATTTTCCAATATACAGTAGCAGGAATAATGACGAAACAAAATCCGTTTAAAATGATTAAAATTATGTTGCCTGCTTATTTTACGGCATTAGGAACTCAATCATCAGCTTCTACGATACCGGTGACATTGAAATCAGCTAAAAAAATGGGTGTAAAAGAAGAAGTTGCCAATTTTGCTATTCCCTTGTGTGCGACTATTCACTTGTCGGGAAGTACGATAACTTTGGTCTCATGTTCAACAGCTGTGTTCTTTATGCAGCATGGAATGCTTCCAAGCTGGGGATTGATGATTAAATTTATTTTGTTGTTAGGAGTAACGATGGTAGCTGCTCCGGGTGTTCCGGGAGGTGCAGTTGTGGCCGCTTTGGGAATTTTGAGTTCTGTATTGGGATTTGATGAAGCAATGCTTTCTCTTATGATAGCTCTTTATATTGCTCAGGATTCGCTGGGAACAGCGTGTAACGTCACAGGAGACGGAGCAATAGCTGCAGTAACTGCAGTGTTTGTGAAAAATGAAGAAGAAAAAGAAAAAGAAAAAGCGACTCAAATAGAAAAGGTTCAGATAAATGAAGTTATCTGA